CCTCGCCCAGGGACTCGGCCAGACCGAGGCCGCCGCCTTTCCGCGTGCTATCTCCGGCGCCTCGGGTGACATCAACTCATCGAAAGCAAAGGTCGAGGAAATCATGGCCCGCATCCGGGCCGGCGAGCCCGTCAGCGACGAGGACATGTCCTTCATCATGCAGCAAATGTTCGTCACTGCATTCCTGAACGACCCGCTCGGCTTCATGCAAAACGGCCTGCCGGACGTGATCCCCGGCTTTGAAGGTCTCGAATTGGCCGTCTCCGAAGAACAGCCCGAACCCGCGACCAATACCAACGTCCCGGAGCCCGGTACCCTCATCCTCTTGGGGTCCGCCGCCGCTATAACCAGCTTCATCAAGCGACGACGCAAAGTGGTGTAAGCCTCCAAGCACTCGCAATCCAGCCATTAAACGGGCCCGGTTGGTCGAAAGATCACGGGCCCGTTTTTTTTGCGCCGCCTCTCCCGGTCAGCGAATCATTTTCGGAACCAGATTCCCCGCGCCGATTCTCCCTGACCCGATGGAAAATTCTCCGCACCGCGAATTCTCGTATATATAATAGACAGGGGCGGCCGATCCGTTTCATCCTCTGACCACCAGAAATCTGGCCGGCCCCGGAGCGAGGACCATGCTCGAGATCAGCGCCATCCGTGCCGAAATGCCGATCACGCGGCAATACAATTACCTCGATCACGCCGCCGTTGCGCCGATCTCCGGCCGCGCTGCCGCCGCAATGGCCCGCTTCATTGAAGAGGCACAAAGTCATTCCTACGCCCGCGGCGGCCTGTACCCCGAGTCCAAGCGCGTTCGCCAGCTCGCCGCCAAGCTGCTCAACTGCCACACCGAGGAAGTCACCTTCGTCAAGAACACCGGCGAGGGTCTCAGCTACGTCGCCAACGGCCTGTCCTTTTCCAAGGGCGACAACATCGTCACCGCCGGATGCGAGTTCCCCGCCAACATCTATCCCTGGATGAACCTCCGCTCCGCCGGCGTCCAGCTCAAGATGGTCCCGGAGGACAAAGGCCGCGTCCCGCTGGAGCGCCTCGTCGAATTAATCGACGACCGCACCCGTGTCGTGGCCATCTCCGCTGTCCAGTTTGCCAGCGGTTTTCGAACCGACCTCGCCAAGCTCGGCGCCATCTGCCAGGAGCGCGGCGTCCTCTTCTGCGTCGATGCCATTCAGGCGCTCGGCTGCGTTCCCATCGATGTCCGCGCCATGAAGATCGACTTCCTCAGCGCCGACGGCCACAAGTGGCTCCTCGGTCCCGAAGGCGCCGGCATCTTCTACTGCCGCCAT
This genomic stretch from Planctomycetia bacterium harbors:
- a CDS encoding aminotransferase class V-fold PLP-dependent enzyme, producing the protein MLEISAIRAEMPITRQYNYLDHAAVAPISGRAAAAMARFIEEAQSHSYARGGLYPESKRVRQLAAKLLNCHTEEVTFVKNTGEGLSYVANGLSFSKGDNIVTAGCEFPANIYPWMNLRSAGVQLKMVPEDKGRVPLERLVELIDDRTRVVAISAVQFASGFRTDLAKLGAICQERGVLFCVDAIQALGCVPIDVRAMKIDFLSADGHKWLLGPEGAGIFYCRHELLGLLRPSTVGWLSVKNPLNFSDYRLDFRDDARRFDGGSYNLAGIWGLGASIEWLLELGVDKIWERVQLLTDRLVEGVREKGYRLVSSRLPGESSGIVAFVSSTHDHARIVSHLRQEYRTVIAAREGRLRASPHFYNTEDEIDQLVEHLPGH